TTTTCTTAAGCGATTCGACAAAGCCCTTATTACGGGAAACGCCCCCGATAAGCACCACATCCTTTTCTATCCCGATACGGCGCACCATTGATGTGATGCGGCTGGCAATGGCATCGTGGACCGCGCGGGCAATATCCGCCTTGGGGGTTTTGGCGTGGACCAATGAGACGACTTCGGATTCGGCAAAGACCGCGCACTGGGCGTTCATCGCCACGGCCTGCTGTGATTGCATGGAAAGATTTCCTATTTCCTCTGTCTTCACTTCCAAAGCGCGCGCCATGGCTTCGGTAAAGGAGCCGGCTCCGGCCGCGCATTTCTCATTCACGGCGAAATCTATGACCTTGCCGGTGGCATCGCACTTTATGCCTCTGCCTTCTTCGGCGCCGACATCAACCACGGTCCGGGCAGAAGGGAAAAGGGTGACCGCGCCGCGTGAATCTGCGGTCACTTCGGTCACTTCCTGGTCGGCTGAAATCGGCGGGTGCATATAGACTTCTTTTTTGCCGATTCCGGTAACCGTGATTCTTTCAATATCGTTCCTGGATATTTTTGCCGCGGCAAGCGCTTCGGCAAAGGCCTTTTCCGCGGAGGCGCGCTGGTCGAATCCGCCCAGAATCATGGATTTACCGATAATCTTTTTATCTTTGAGAATGACAATCTTAATGGTCTTGGCTCCCATATCAACGCCGGCGGTTATCATATTTAATCTACTTTTTAATCTTCAAGTTTCTTCAGATTCAATGTTTCCATGAATGTATCAATTCTGGTCATGGTACGCGCTTCGTCGAATTCCCTTTCATCGCCCATATTGCCTTCAAAAACCATTACCGGGAATCCGGCTTTTTGTATCGCTAATCTATTTTCGGCAATGCCCAATGACAGGCCTTCGCACCCGCGGTTGTAATGGAGCATCACACCGTTAAGTTTCCATTCCTTGGCGATTCGTATCATCATATCGCTTTTCAAGGACGGCGAATAGAAATGCTGCCATTCCGGCTTGGAAATGTTCCATTCAGCCAGGACCCTTAAAGCCTGGTCGCGTGTCTTTATCTTGATGCCTTTCTGCTGGGGAGTGGTTTTAGCGCCCCAAGAGCCGTCCGGTTTTTCTTCCCACAAGCCGATTAGCCCGAA
This sequence is a window from Planctomycetota bacterium. Protein-coding genes within it:
- a CDS encoding CoA activase; the encoded protein is MITAGVDMGAKTIKIVILKDKKIIGKSMILGGFDQRASAEKAFAEALAAAKISRNDIERITVTGIGKKEVYMHPPISADQEVTEVTADSRGAVTLFPSARTVVDVGAEEGRGIKCDATGKVIDFAVNEKCAAGAGSFTEAMARALEVKTEEIGNLSMQSQQAVAMNAQCAVFAESEVVSLVHAKTPKADIARAVHDAIASRITSMVRRIGIEKDVVLIGGVSRNKGFVESLKKSLEVENLLIPEEPEYVGALGAAVMAAENK